In Haloterrigena turkmenica DSM 5511, a single genomic region encodes these proteins:
- a CDS encoding YcaO-like family protein, which yields MNVHVVGDDPVREAVVTALGDVDVTVEDATADDLEDARFAVVSDVAGAATFRRANAAARTGGTPWIAVEVGGVGGQPLAGVDSAVSGFAPATGCFDCLHQRVAANLEEGERSDRPQADRSTARLAGALAGRECVRVLSGDDRSVIGHVVELPHARRRVLPVPGCECQNEPRDRTLERDDDALALDAAVEHAEETIDDRVGIVRTIGEIESFPAPYYLATTTDTQGFSDASAPTQAAGVADDWNAALMKAVGEGLERYCAGVYRDSEFVHASEDDLENAVSPTDLVRPDDAPAYDASDEHRWVPGENLSTGDDVHLPAAAVQFPQPGEALVPGITTGLGLGSSTVDALLSGLTEVIERDATMLAWYSTFEPLGLTVDDDGFGVLERRARGEGLSVTPLLVTQDVDVPIVAVAVHRDPDALEGAVEPTADEWPAFAVGSAADLDATAAARSALEEALQNWMEIRNLGPEDVSDASGAIGEYAAFPEAVRGFVDVERTVPAESVGPETAPEGRAALTELLERTTDADLTPYAARLTTRDVAETGFEAARVVVPGAQPLFTGEPFFGERARTVPADLGFEPRLERAFHPYP from the coding sequence ATGAACGTACACGTCGTCGGTGACGATCCGGTCCGCGAAGCGGTCGTCACCGCGCTGGGAGACGTCGACGTCACCGTCGAAGACGCGACAGCCGACGACCTCGAGGACGCCCGCTTCGCGGTCGTCAGCGACGTGGCCGGCGCGGCCACGTTCCGGCGAGCGAACGCCGCCGCGCGCACCGGCGGCACGCCGTGGATCGCCGTCGAGGTCGGCGGCGTCGGCGGCCAGCCACTCGCCGGCGTCGACTCGGCCGTCTCGGGCTTCGCGCCCGCGACGGGCTGTTTCGACTGTCTCCACCAGCGCGTCGCCGCGAACCTCGAGGAGGGCGAGCGAAGCGACCGACCGCAGGCCGACCGCAGCACGGCCCGTCTCGCCGGCGCGCTCGCGGGCCGGGAGTGCGTCCGGGTCCTGTCGGGCGACGACCGGTCGGTGATCGGCCACGTCGTCGAACTGCCCCATGCGAGGCGGCGGGTCCTCCCCGTACCCGGCTGTGAGTGTCAGAACGAACCGCGGGATCGGACCCTCGAGCGGGACGACGACGCGCTCGCCCTCGATGCGGCCGTCGAGCACGCCGAGGAGACGATCGACGACCGCGTCGGGATCGTCAGGACCATCGGCGAGATCGAATCGTTCCCCGCGCCCTACTACCTCGCGACGACGACCGACACGCAGGGGTTCAGCGACGCGAGCGCGCCGACGCAGGCGGCCGGCGTCGCCGACGACTGGAACGCGGCGCTGATGAAAGCCGTCGGCGAGGGCCTCGAGCGCTACTGCGCCGGCGTCTACCGGGACAGCGAGTTCGTTCACGCAAGCGAGGACGACCTCGAGAACGCGGTGTCCCCGACGGATCTCGTGCGGCCGGACGACGCGCCCGCCTACGACGCGAGTGACGAGCACCGCTGGGTACCGGGCGAGAATCTCTCGACCGGCGACGACGTCCACCTGCCGGCCGCGGCGGTCCAGTTCCCTCAGCCCGGCGAGGCGCTCGTTCCCGGCATCACGACGGGACTCGGACTCGGCTCGTCGACCGTGGACGCCCTGCTGTCGGGCCTGACCGAGGTCATCGAGCGGGACGCGACGATGCTCGCGTGGTACTCGACGTTCGAGCCCCTCGGGCTGACCGTCGACGACGACGGCTTCGGCGTCCTCGAACGCCGCGCCCGCGGCGAGGGGCTGTCGGTGACACCGCTGTTGGTCACGCAGGACGTCGACGTCCCCATCGTCGCCGTCGCCGTCCACCGCGATCCGGACGCTCTCGAGGGGGCCGTCGAGCCGACCGCCGACGAGTGGCCGGCGTTCGCCGTCGGCTCCGCCGCGGACCTCGACGCCACGGCCGCTGCCCGGTCGGCCCTCGAGGAGGCGCTGCAGAACTGGATGGAGATCCGGAACCTCGGCCCCGAAGACGTTTCCGACGCTTCGGGCGCCATCGGGGAGTACGCGGCGTTCCCCGAGGCCGTTCGCGGGTTCGTCGACGTCGAGCGGACGGTTCCAGCCGAAAGCGTCGGTCCGGAGACCGCGCCAGAGGGACGGGCGGCACTGACGGAACTCCTCGAGCGGACGACCGACGCCGACCTGACGCCGTACGCGGCGCGGCTGACGACCCGAGACGTCGCGGAGACCGGCTTCGAGGCGGCCAGAGTCGTCGTCCCCGGCGCCCAACCGCTGTTCACCGGCGAACCGTTCTTCGGCGAGCGGGCGCGGACGGTTCCGGCGGACCTCGGCTTCGAACCGCGCCTCGAGCGCGCGTTCCATCCCTACCCCTGA
- a CDS encoding cupin domain-containing protein yields MEKTAIDDVEIERNPMEVHSVRRPISQALGFTDFAMNYFELEPGESFSGGLHTHHDQEEVFYVQAGTVTFDTCSPDDETDAREVTVDAGEVIRFAPGEFQHGYNDSDETVVGFAFGAPDARHDWDQLESLLYCRECEAEVGHGLELTDEGTFRMTCTECGHSFVAD; encoded by the coding sequence ATGGAGAAGACCGCGATCGACGACGTCGAGATCGAACGCAATCCGATGGAGGTGCACTCCGTCAGACGGCCGATCTCGCAGGCGCTCGGCTTCACGGATTTCGCGATGAACTACTTCGAACTCGAGCCCGGCGAATCCTTCTCGGGCGGACTTCACACCCATCACGACCAGGAGGAAGTCTTCTACGTGCAGGCGGGCACGGTGACGTTCGACACGTGCTCGCCGGACGACGAGACGGACGCGCGGGAGGTCACCGTCGACGCCGGCGAGGTGATCCGCTTCGCGCCGGGAGAGTTCCAGCACGGCTACAACGATTCCGACGAAACGGTCGTCGGCTTCGCCTTCGGCGCACCCGACGCGAGACACGACTGGGACCAGCTCGAGTCGCTGCTCTACTGCCGGGAGTGCGAGGCCGAGGTCGGCCACGGCCTCGAGCTCACCGACGAGGGGACCTTTCGCATGACCTGTACCGAGTGCGGCCATTCGTTCGTCGCCGACTGA
- a CDS encoding sodium/proline symporter → MSSPLAPLPLQEGGIPVADDPVILGFGAAYLFIVVLIGVWGWMQTESTSDFLITGKSVGTWVLAMTAFSVIQSGFGFVGGPELVYAYGTTALWIFFTAPIGFLLTWIVLAKRMRLLADVRNVLTLADGMYVRYESDTVRGLTGLAVIVGVIAYLATNLAALQFVMRAIFGVPVIWGLLGGALILLLYSMLGGMIAGVWTDFLQALTMITGAVFVFAYALSFGGGMENISRNLASADPNLISPFGAMGGATTAVLVGVAWWILFSVGSAGQPHLITKFYMSRDMNILKWGAPIAAISYAISSLIAFSAGLSMRAMVEAGEIGETFSASEVGPVFVLEQTPSVVAGLILAALLAAIMSTSDSFLNIGAAAASRDIPRALGRPIEDDKTELRVTQVALAGLTILSTGVVYFSDTLVGILGTIGWGFFAAAFVPIAVFGLNWKGATKEGAIVAVLGGLAVNIVFSALPMALEVAGLQGIADAIMTFYVFPDVFPVGTVALLVAIVLFVGFSLLTQSRRTVPSDLHALLER, encoded by the coding sequence ATGAGTAGCCCGCTCGCGCCGCTGCCGCTTCAGGAGGGCGGGATTCCCGTCGCCGACGACCCCGTGATTCTGGGGTTCGGGGCGGCGTATCTCTTCATCGTCGTACTGATCGGCGTCTGGGGCTGGATGCAGACCGAGTCGACGAGCGACTTCCTGATCACGGGCAAGAGCGTCGGCACGTGGGTGCTCGCGATGACCGCCTTCTCGGTGATTCAGTCAGGGTTCGGCTTCGTCGGCGGCCCCGAACTGGTCTACGCGTACGGAACGACCGCGCTGTGGATCTTCTTCACCGCGCCGATCGGGTTCCTGCTGACGTGGATCGTCCTCGCCAAGCGGATGCGACTGCTCGCGGACGTCCGCAACGTGTTGACGCTGGCCGACGGGATGTACGTCCGCTACGAGAGCGACACCGTGCGGGGCCTGACCGGCCTCGCGGTCATCGTCGGCGTGATCGCCTACCTCGCGACGAACCTCGCGGCGCTGCAGTTCGTCATGCGCGCCATCTTCGGCGTCCCCGTCATCTGGGGGCTGCTCGGCGGCGCCCTCATCCTGCTGCTCTACAGCATGCTCGGGGGCATGATCGCCGGCGTCTGGACGGACTTCCTGCAGGCGCTGACGATGATCACGGGCGCCGTCTTCGTCTTCGCGTACGCGCTCTCGTTCGGCGGCGGGATGGAGAACATCTCGCGGAACCTCGCGAGCGCGGACCCGAACCTGATCTCGCCGTTCGGCGCGATGGGCGGCGCGACCACGGCCGTCCTCGTCGGCGTCGCGTGGTGGATCCTGTTCTCGGTCGGATCGGCCGGCCAGCCCCACCTGATCACGAAGTTCTACATGAGCCGCGACATGAATATCCTGAAGTGGGGCGCCCCGATCGCCGCCATCTCTTACGCGATTTCGAGCCTGATCGCCTTCTCCGCGGGCCTGTCGATGCGCGCCATGGTCGAGGCCGGCGAGATCGGGGAGACGTTCAGCGCCAGCGAGGTCGGGCCGGTGTTCGTCTTAGAGCAGACGCCGAGCGTCGTCGCGGGGCTGATCCTCGCGGCGCTGCTGGCGGCGATCATGTCGACCAGCGACTCCTTCCTCAACATCGGCGCGGCGGCCGCCTCGCGGGACATCCCGCGGGCGCTGGGTCGGCCGATCGAGGACGACAAGACGGAACTGCGCGTGACGCAGGTCGCGCTGGCCGGGTTGACGATCCTCTCGACAGGGGTCGTCTACTTCTCCGATACGCTCGTCGGTATCCTCGGAACGATCGGCTGGGGCTTCTTCGCCGCCGCGTTCGTCCCCATCGCCGTCTTCGGGCTGAACTGGAAGGGCGCGACCAAGGAGGGAGCGATCGTCGCTGTCCTCGGCGGTCTCGCCGTCAACATCGTATTCAGTGCGCTTCCGATGGCCCTCGAGGTCGCCGGCCTTCAGGGGATCGCAGACGCGATCATGACGTTCTACGTCTTCCCCGACGTGTTCCCCGTCGGGACGGTCGCGCTGCTGGTCGCTATCGTCCTGTTCGTCGGCTTCTCGCTGCTCACCCAGTCTCGACGGACCGTACCCAGCGATCTCCACGCCCTGCTCGAGCGATGA
- the cmk gene encoding (d)CMP kinase, giving the protein MSTGATTTVEIDTTLFITVSGPPGCGATTLCERLADAMGCPYVSGGEVFREIAEDRDMSLNQLTAKADENDEIDRAIDQRLQQIAEKWGMANKPFILESRLAGWLAGERADLRIWLDAPEDVRLARIEERVETEAEMRVREVSEAGRYQSYYDIDIDDREFYDLNINTARWGKEGVFNLVRTALEEYDPDVDEGAFSTPNLNP; this is encoded by the coding sequence ATGTCCACGGGAGCGACGACGACGGTCGAGATCGATACGACACTGTTTATCACCGTCTCCGGCCCGCCGGGCTGTGGCGCGACGACGCTCTGTGAGCGACTCGCCGACGCGATGGGCTGTCCGTACGTCTCGGGCGGGGAGGTCTTCCGCGAAATCGCCGAGGACCGGGACATGAGCCTGAACCAGTTGACGGCGAAGGCCGACGAGAACGACGAGATCGACCGCGCGATCGACCAGCGTCTCCAGCAGATCGCCGAGAAATGGGGGATGGCGAACAAACCGTTCATCCTCGAGTCCCGGCTGGCGGGCTGGCTGGCCGGTGAGCGCGCAGACCTGCGGATCTGGCTCGACGCACCCGAGGACGTCCGCTTAGCGCGCATCGAGGAGCGCGTCGAGACCGAGGCCGAGATGCGGGTTCGCGAGGTCAGCGAGGCCGGTCGCTATCAGTCGTACTACGATATCGATATCGACGACCGTGAGTTCTACGACCTCAATATCAACACGGCCCGGTGGGGGAAGGAGGGCGTCTTCAACCTCGTCCGCACCGCGCTCGAGGAGTACGACCCCGACGTCGACGAGGGCGCGTTCTCGACACCAAACCTGAACCCGTAG